The following nucleotide sequence is from Tachyglossus aculeatus isolate mTacAcu1 chromosome 11, mTacAcu1.pri, whole genome shotgun sequence.
cagatgagggaactggggcctagagaagtgaagtgacttgcccaaagtcacacagctgacaagtggcggagccaggatttgaacccatgacctccgactccaaagcccgggctctttccactgagccagtgctcttcccccactctcttctgtgtcacccttacacttggatttgctccctttattcacctctcccgcAGCCCCACTGcagttatgtacctatccttaatttatattaatgtctgtcttcctctctggaccgtaagctcattgagggcaggggatacgtctctgttacattgtactctcccaagcacttagtagagtggtctgcacacagtatgcattcaataaattgccaactcgtacttcccaagtgcttagtacagtgctctgcgcacagtaagtgctcaataaatacgattgaataatgaatgaataaatatgattgattggttgactgaccaGAGACACTGGGCAGGAGCCTCACAAGAACAGCAGCCCAAGCCAACCTGACTCAGAAGACCTCAGGCCCAGGTCTGGCAagtcaggaaggggaaggaacccctatcatcatcatcatcaatcgtatttattgagcgcttactgtgtgcagagcactgtactaagcgcttgggaagtacaagttggcaacatatagagacagtccctacccaacagtgggctcacagtctaaaagggggagacagagaacaaaaccaaacatactaacaaaataaaataaatagaatagatatgtacaagaccagcaaggagagaagtggaggtaGAGGATCATCCCCTCACCtggcctcttccccccttcctctgccccccaaaatTCTCAGACTGGGCAGACCAACCTAGGGTCCACACATGTTAATAGGCCTAATAATTGGCAAGTACTAATAGATGGGGgaattctggcctggaataccatccctcttcatatcgagaagtagtgtggcttagtagaaagagcaagggttgggagtcagaggttgtgggttctaatcccggctcagccacttgtcagctgtgtgactttgggtaagtcacttaacttctctgtgcctcagttacctcatctggaaaatggagattaagactgtgagctccacgtgggacaacttgattaatctaccccagagcttaggacaatgcttgacaaatagtgagtgcttaacaaataccattattattattattattataactgacaattattctccccgccttcaaagccttattgaaggcacaactgctccaagagaccttccctgactaaaccctcttcctcttctctcactcccttctgcgtagccccgacttgctccttttattcatcccccctctcaaccccatggcacttatgtacatatctgtaatatatatttatttttgttactgtatgtctccttctctaaactgtaagctccttgtgggcagggaatacgtctgcttattgttctattgcactctcccaagcaattagtacagtgctttgtgcatagtaagcgctcaataaatatgattgaatgaatgaatgaatgaattgttaatgGGAACAACAAAGGGGGCCTAAACATAAAGGGGCAGCTTAACAGTTAAGGGATGGAGGAGCTggctaaattaatcaatcatttattgagtgtttactgtatgcagacactgtactaaatgcatgggagagtacaatataatagacacattccttgcccactaaatcctgtcggtcccaccttcacagcacagctaaaatccaccctttcctctccatccaaatggctaccacgttaatacagtccctcatcctatcccactggattactgcatcagcctccttgttgaccccccagtctcctgtctctctccactccagtccatacttcactctgctgctcagttcatttttctccaaaaacattcagtACCTAtcacaccactcctcaaaaaactctggtGGTTcctcatctacctctgcatcgaacaaaaactcttcactattgtctataaagcactccactaccttgccccctcctacctcacctggcttttctctccttctacagcccagcctgcacacttcgctcccctactcttctcactatgcctcagtctcacctatctcactgccaactcctagcccgcgtcctgcctctggcctggaacgccctccctccctcccccaatctgacgggcaattactctcccctcccttactgaaggcacatctcctccaagaggccttcctcgattgagccccacatttcctcctctcctacttccttctgcgtcgccctgacgtcttccctttgctcttccccgcctcccagccccacaacacttatgtacatatctgtaattttgtttatttgtattcatgtctgtctccctccctccagactgtaaactcattgtgggaggggtatgtatctgtttattgttgtattatactctcctaagtgcttagtacagtgccctacaacagtaagcgcttgataaatatgattgaatgaatgaatgcccacaatgagaagcattgagaagcagcgtggctcaatggaaagagcatgggctttggaatcagaggaagagcacgggctttggagtcagaggtcatgggttcaaattcccagctccaccacttgtcagctgtgtgactttgggcaagtcacttaccttctctgggcctcagtttcctcatctgtgaaatggggattaagactgtgagccccccgtgggacaacctgatcaccttgtaacttccccagtacttagaatagtgctttgcacctagtaagtgcttaataaatgctatcattattattattaatgagcttaaagcctagagacaatttacagtccagaaggctcCCATATCTTAATGCAGGGTGTGATGTAACGATGTCCAAAATCTGGTGGGATCCCCCTGAAAAATGTATTAACCCCAGGCCCTCTGGATGGGGGcgggtggaatgccctccctcttcatatccgacaaacaattactctccccaccttcaaagtcttattgaaggcacatcttctccaagaggccctccctgactaagccctccttttctcttctcccgctcccctctGCACCgacttgacttcctccctttattcttctcctctcacagccccatagcactcacgtaaatatctgtaattttatttattaattttaatgtctgtctccccgtctagactgtaagctcactgtgagcagggaatgtgcctattacattgttatattgtactctcccaaatgcttagtacagtgttctgcacacaagtgctcaataaattcgactgacagTTCTGCCCCTAACACTTATTTGTACTACATATTTGGGCTAGAAAGCTGTTAAAGaaatagggaatgttcttcccacgTCACTtgcctattgattgattaattgattcccacaagacacctctttcctctcccttccacccacaGTTTTTGGAGGACTCCAAATCtttgactgtaacctccttgtggggaggatcatttctactaaccctattgtatttttcccagcacttaatacagtgctcttactACAGCACTAGgcacatgttcaataaataccattgatcgatcgccttgaatgcagtaagtgcttaatcactaccatggttggttgattgacttgACCTCCTTCTAAGACAGCCCCCTCTACTCTCCAAGTGACAGCTCTGTTCATTCTCTCCCCAGCTGGAGGTGATAAATGGATTATTTGGGAGTTTTAAAACCTGAAGGACTCCAGCAAATTAACTAATCTAGGTGAAAGGTTCAAAGCTGAAAGCCCCCTCAGAGAGCTACTTTAGCAAATGCTCACCACTTCTCACGGAGCAGGACTCTGAAAAGAACTGATTGCTGCAGTAGGTAACCGCAAGGTagggtttaatttttttttgctgCTTTTCCCCTCCACTGTTACATCCGTTTCCCCGCATCtaggaaagaggagaaacagcAAACAGCACCACGCAAGCTCCGACAGGCCAACTTTAATCAAGTGTCTTACATAGAATATTCCACAGGTTTGCTTGAGGGGGAACAGGTGAAGTGGTGGGGCTGCaggggtggaggaaaggagggtATTTTTTTCTCATTATATTATCTGGATCAAAAGAAACACACTTGCTAAAAGTGGTCAGGTTCCAGGGCAGTTCACATTCGTACAAAGTGGTGGTGGCAGCTAGTGGGGGATAAAATCTTGATGGCAATCGCAAAGCAGCATTGCTTTATGGAATGAGTCCTTGACTGGGGAAGTGAGTCTTGAGCCTTGATTTGGCTCCTCCTTGAGAGGCTGTGGGGGATTTGGGACCTCAGGCAAATGATTCCTCCTCCCTGAGCCCCTTCCCCCGTGAGCCAAGTAGGGAATGATCCCTTTTTTATtggtgtttaagagcttactgtgtgtcaagctctcGTCTAAGAGCTGTTATTGACACAAGTTAATTACACCTGGGAAGAGTGCagtgagagggaaaacaggtatttaatctccattttacagttgaggaaactgaggtacagagaagtgaattgcccaaggttacacagcaagcaattggccgccctgggattaaaacacaactcctccaacatccgggcctgtgctctttccagtaggatgCATTGTTTCTCCCCTCCTGGACCCTTCTCTAATTTCTAAGGATGTTTCAAGTGGGGTAGTTTGTGGTGAGGTGTGAGTAACTTGGAAGCAAGGAGTTGGGTGGTCCAGGGCCTTGtaaactctcatttcttcttAGACTTCAACAGGTGGATGGCCTTTTTCACCCAGGACATCTGGGGGTCAGCGCAGATTTCCAGGTTTTTGACAGTTTTCAATCTGTAAGGTGGGACCAAGAGAGCATGAAGGAGCGATAGGGGGAAAGAATGCTGGGAGGGAAAATCTTCCAGAAGGAAGCAGGAATTTTCACGTTCATGTCCGGGCCCGGAGACTGGCTGTAGGCCCAAGTTGGGGGAGTCGGGCTTCCTGGGCTCACTGCCAGCTCCGTGCCAGGTGATCTTGACTAACTCACAGGGCCTCTTTGGCTTTCTGTTTCTCCTTGTTGCCAGTTGGGAATTGGGGGATTTCCACCTAGGGAGGTTTGTGCTGGGCTGTGACTCTACTCTACACTTGGGTCCCAGGGAGGTGACTAAGTACTCTGGCAAGCGATCAACTAAGTTATTGCCCCGCCAGTGAACCACACTGGATGGTCAGGCCAGCagcagagggaataataataataatgatggcatttattaagcacttactatgtgcaaagcactgttctaagcactgaggaggttacagggtgatcaggttgtcccatggggggctcacagtcttaatccccattttacggatgaggtaactgaggcacagagaagttaagcgacttgcccaaagtcacacagctgacaagtggcagagtcaggacttgaacccatgacctctgactccaaagcccgtgctctttccactgagccacgctgacctggTTCCTGGAAGGCATGTGACTGCTTGAGAAAAAGTTGTTGCTGTGTCCTGGCCTTTCCTCCCTGGGGCGGGGGCGGCCACaaagagaatggaaaataatggcattttctgGCTTTCTCTGCTTCACCACCTGACCCTTTTCCTTTATTCGCAGCCTTTACTGAAACAcaaatgaagaggaaaaaaaagatgaaagGGAGCCAAACTCCTTTTTGGAAGGGTCAGAGGAAGGGCATAGTTTTCTGCTTATGGGACTGGGCCTTTCTGTCaattaagtagcatggcctagtggatagagtcctggcctgagagaaggacctgggttctaatcccggctctgccacttgtctgctgtgtgaccttgggctagtcacttcccttctctggatctagttacctccactgtaaaatggggaataagggtgtgagccccatctgggactatGTCccgcacgatttgcttgtatccaccccagtgcttagtatggtgcctggcacagagtaagtgcttaagaagcagcataattattaatcagtgatattgactggacattttgtgcagagcactatactaagtgcttggaagcatactATAtaattggtagactcaatccctgccctcagggagttttcaGCCTAAATGAGGTGCTCCCTGACTATCCTTGAGTGAAGGAATCatgcctttctttcctctctgcagAGCACAGAGACTAAACACTAACAGCAATTGCCTTCAGATTGGCTCGATTcgaattaatgtctgtcacctcctctagactgtgtgcttgttaagggcagggaatgtgtccactaattctgttgtactgtactctcccaatcacttagtacagtgctctgcctatggtaatcgctcagtaaacaccacggATTGATCTCTCCACATGTTGGACTGTGGTTCAGGATCCCATTGCCGCTATTTTCTGTCTCCTCTTGTCTCTGATCAGGGGATGGAGACCCTGGGGTTCTGGGGACATTGGCATGACTGggattcctctcccactcccctttcccgctgccctacctccttcccctccccacagcacctgtatatatgattgtacagatttattactctatttttacttgtacaaatttactattctattgattttattttgttaatatgttttgtctgtctcccccttctagaatgtgagcccattgttgggtagggaccatctctatatgttgccaacttatacttcccaagcggttagtacagtgctctgcacacaggaagcgctcaataaatatgattgaatgaatgattggcacaGCAGCcttataggctgtaagctctttgtgggcaagatcatgtctaccaactctgcattgtgctttcaaagcacttattacagtgctctgcacacaggaagcatggctcagtggaaagaggcttgggagtcagaggacatgggttctaatcctagctctgccacttgtctgctgtgtgaccttgggcaagccgcttaacttctctgtgcctcagttacctcctctgtaaaatagggattaagactgtgagccccacgtgggacaacgtgattaccatgtatctaccccagttcttcgaacaatgctcagcacatagaaagcacttaacaaataccataattcttattaatttAAACGCCATTGATTGATGCCACCCCCTGAGTGACAAGGGCAGCTCTATCGCTCGGTACTCCGCtggtgggagaatcaatcaattaatcagtcacatttatcgagcacttactgagtgcagagcactgtactaagcacttgggagagtacactataacagagtgggtaggaaTGTTCcctctcacagtgagcttacagtctagaggtggtgaaGAGTATGGTATTGAACAGGCTGTGTCTATACCAtcccaggtggggtggggggagagagaaagagagaggcagagagagaaaaaatgtcaTTCTGTCTATCTGTCTGGGTTGCACTGTCCTAGGGTCTCTGCTCAGTGCTAACTTCCTCCAGTCCGAACCCCACACCGTCCTAACGGCCTCCTTCCCCCGCCAAAATCAAAGCTCAGAAGCACTTACACTATTCCTCTCCTCCGGCATGAGAGAGAGGTAAAGTAGAAATCCGTCAGGTACCGATAACGCACCGGCCATTTGACAAATTCTGTGCAGCAGACACTGTCTTCCAAGTTAGCGGCGTATGGGACTGCCAGGAGAAGAAAAGCAAATTaaataggctgtgagctccatgtgacgcagggactgtgtctgacctggttgacttgcatctaccccagcgcttaaaacagtgcttgacacagtgcaagtgtttagcaaatattcattcaatcgtatttattgagtgcttactgtgtgcagagcactgtactgagcgattgggaagtacaagttggcaacgtatagagacggtccctacccaacagcgggctcacaatctagaagggggagacagacaacaaaacatatttgcaaaataaaacagaatagtaaataccataataataaaactaaGCCAGCCTGGAAGCTAAGGCATGGAGCCTTAGAACCAGTAATAATCTTCCCTTTACCTAGAAAAGAAATCAGACTCTGGAAGGATGAGTgataacaaaaaccaaaattgcCACTCAGGTATTTAATTTGGTGTATCTCCAGACCACAAATGCTCCTTTCTACCTTACTGTGGGGAGGACATGAGAAAAATTTCACAGGCCTGTAAAAATATTTTCCAGGGACAACGTCACAAGCTTACAAGCTGTAGTCCACATTCTCCTGATCAGCTCTAAGGCGTCTCACTTCTCTTTTCTCATTTCAATCTCAAAAGGGAAGTGTTTGGAAGCATCGGGGCCAGTATTTGAAATGAACCGAATATCAGTGATTCCCTGAGCATTGATAGGATCAACTGTCAGACACGTAACCTTGTGGAACTGGGCAGCTGCGAGGGTCAGAGTGCGAGGA
It contains:
- the CCL22 gene encoding C-C motif chemokine 22; translation: MKQLMVTFLVALALVASLPLAQAVPYAANLEDSVCCTEFVKWPVRYRYLTDFYFTSLSCRRRGIVLKTVKNLEICADPQMSWVKKAIHLLKSKKK